A stretch of the Rosa rugosa chromosome 5, drRosRugo1.1, whole genome shotgun sequence genome encodes the following:
- the LOC133707736 gene encoding probable aldo-keto reductase 2 has product MASMRRMKLGSQGLEVSAQGLGCMGMSAFYGAPKPEADMIKLIHHAIDSGVTFLDTADLYGPHTNEILLGKALSGGVRDKVELATKFGIRFADNKMEVQGDPAYVRAACEGSLKRLGVASVDLCYQIRIDTHVPIEVTVGEFKKLIEEGKIKYIGLSEASASTIRRAHAVHPITAVQLEWSLWSRDVEEEIIPTCRELGIGIVAYSPLGRGFLSSGANFIENLPNDDARKNMPRFQAENLEHNKTIFERVSDLAARKGCTPSQLALAWVHHQGNDVCPIPGTTKIENFNQNIKALSVKLTPEEMAELESFASADAVKGDRYPTECNSTWMNSETPPLSSWKAT; this is encoded by the exons ATGGCGAGCATGAGGAGGATGAAGCTCGGGTCACAAGGCCTGGAGGTCTCAGCTCAAGGACTGGGCTGCATGGGCATGTCTGCCTTCTATGGCGCCCCGAAGCCCGAAGCCGACATGATCAAGCTCATCCACCACGCCATCGACTCCGGCGTCACCTTCCTCGACACCGCCGACCTGTACGGTCCCCACACCAACGAAATTCTCCTCGGCAAG GCTTTGAGTGGAGGGGTGAGAGACAAGGTTGAACTGGCCACCAAATTCGGTATCAGGTTTGCGGACAACAAAATGGAGGTTCAAGGCGATCCGGCATATGTGAGAGCTGCTTGTGAAGGAAGCTTGAAACGCCTTGGTGTTGCTTCTGTTGATCTCTGTTATCAGATTAGGATTGACACCCATGTCCCCATTGAAGTCACG GTGGGGGAGTTCAAGAAGCTAATTGAAGAGGGTAAAATAAAGTACATCGGTCTGTCTGAGGCGTCAGCTTCAACAATAAGAAGAGCCCATGCTGTTCATCCAATAACTGCTGTGCAGCTGGAGTGGTCCTTGTGGTCAAGAGATGTAGAGGAAGAAATAATCCCTACTTGTCG GGAACTTGGCATTGGCATTGTTGCATACAGTCCTCTAGGAAGAGGATTCTTATCATCGGGGGCAAATTTCATCGAAAATCTTCCCAATGATGATGCTCGAAAG AATATGCCCAGGTTCCAAGCTGAAAACCTAGAGCATAATAAAACAATATTTGAGCGAGTAAGTGATCTTGCAGCAAGGAAGGGTTGCACCCCATCTCAACTAGCATTGGCCTGGGTTCATCACCAAGGAAATGATGTGTGCCCTATACCCGGAACCACCAAGATTGAGAATTTTAACCAGAACATTAAGGCTCTGTCTGTGAAACTGACACCAGAAGAAATGGCCGAGCTTGAATCTTTCGCTTCCGCAGATGCTGTTAAGGGCGACAGATATCCGACTGAATGCAACAGTACTTGGATGAACTCTGAAACTCCACCACTGTCTTCATGGAAAGCCACATAA